Proteins from one Planctomyces sp. SH-PL62 genomic window:
- a CDS encoding beta-ketoacyl synthase N-terminal-like domain-containing protein, with amino-acid sequence MNKRRNDGVAIVGFDAAFPGARDPDGFWRLVAEGRDATTEFPPGRWLLDADRAFDPTVGRPDRVYTTRGGFLDDEALEVDCDGLAVDPALVARLDPAFRLALRTAVGAWRSARTDGLDRARVGVVFGHIVLPTATTSALTRATIGRDVEQALGVARMEPEAFEPRNAFPAGAPARLVADALGLGGVAYTLDAACASSLYALKLACDELNSGRADAMLAGGVSRPDALYTQMGFSQLRALSPRGRAAPFDADGDGLIVGEGAGLFVLKRLDDAIRQRDSILGVIRGVGISNDVAGDLLAPSSEGQLRAMRSAYDQAGWSPDEVDLIECHATGTPVGDAVEFESLRALWADLAGASRPAGCVLGSVKSNTGHALTAAGAAGLLKVLLALRNRTKPPTANHRAPSSRIALEGSPFRVLQSAEPWAEPESGRPRRAAISGFGFGGINAHALIEEWTGTGSGSVAPVSPVAPEPVAVVGLSARYGKTPGRDAFQQGVLGGIGPGSSESSKPDGVVDALRLRIGRFRIPPVELEAMLLQQSVLLQVAAEAIADAGGPAESGLRCGVIVGLGLDPNTTNYHLRWWLASRAPTWNVEQGWNLSEADLEAWISDACDAIQPALTANRTMGSLGGLVASRVAREFRIGGPSFSVSSDEGSGLDALRIAADWLDRGELDSAVVGAVDLVADPRTAVAARRLAVAAGLGQGEEEFRSGECAVALVLKRRSDALRDGDRIYAVVGELGGAHEGPTVVIDAPRPALGWTGAAEGLATVAEAILAIDQGIVPPSGRWSADEDEILTRDPSYWVRNREDGPRTARVRIRGLDGAARTLDLQGVEREADPRTRPLGPARLALFPVFGEDPAARRSRLDELAALIAAGPDRPIEDLAASWWAAARASAGSGPALALIAADAASLAEAVAEARDGARPARAVVRSRPASFEVFEPSAAWDGPPQVAFTYPGLGAAYPDMGAELSATWPELARELESRFTTARDQIVPETWWNGRRAVGSEDHRPVILGQISVGALMTSLFLKLGVRPSAAVGYSLGESAALVSLGAWSDRDEMTRRLRESPLFSTELAGPCLGARRLWGLADDEEVDWVAAIVPRSREQVEAAIGDESRVYVLIRNADDEVVIGGRGESVRRVIDALRCPFLPLPTVSTVHCPIGVDAEPAYRALHDLRTSPVADVTFYSGVWGTGYHPDHGTATAAITAQASRQIDYPVVVEKAYEQGARVFVDMGPGSACTRLVGRILKDRPHLAVSADEADGGVLSSVLRALGALIAAGVPVNLDLLYDREAEAPAVSTGASAPEIVVERPDLPNRYPDPPAAARPSASVPEPESEPEIEAQPEFRPVSVCVDPSPVSVFVESSPAPVFAASFASIMPHPIVATPSLTPMTRSHVETQQASADAHEAFLRLSRSYSETMARQVAVALELIGGAEAGSVVVETPVAPPPPPAPVAAAVAPPQRREDVALDREQCMEYAIGSIAAVLGPRFAEVDSYPTRVRLPDEPLMLVDRVVTIEGTQFTLSAARVVTEHDVLHDGWYLDAGRIASCVAIEAGQADLFLSGWLGIDFITKGLSVYRLLDATVTFHSELPGPGDVIRYDIRITDFFRQGETHLFRFEFDGTVDGRPLLTMRGGCAGFFSAEALAAGKGVVPRPLDALPIAGKRPADWRELAPPAACKLDRSQVDALRAGDLAGAFGEPFDRLDLPRPQRLPGGMMTLVHRVEALEPEGGRFGLGLIRAEADVHPDDWFIVCHFVDDRVMPGTLMYECCLHTFRIFLMRMGWVGDADRVRFEPLTGVANRLRCRGQVTETTRVVTYEVTIKELGYGPEPFAIADALMYADGKPIVEITDMALRLAGTGREEIEARWDRVRSTAPALTTGPTLVYEKNQILAFSDGRPSDCFGDRYRPFDEGRFIARLPRPPYQFLDRATVVQGTPWEQVEGTTAEVEYLVPADAWYFEADRQPHVPYGVLIETALQSCGFISAFMGSALLSDEPLKFRNLGGKSRQHRIVDRNSGLLTTTAKVTKINRSAGMIIQHYEMSVRDREGVVFDGETYFGFFRLQALADQVGVREASPYAPTAEERAAFQPFPTPDRAPLPDRRWRMVDRITALSASGGPRGLGFVEGETDVDPSAWFFEAHFLGDPVWPGSLGLESLLQLLKVFAEARWGVDARAVFDSPGIGAEHGWSYRGQITPTSRLVTTQAWITGVDDARRRVTADGLLSVDGKVIYQMTGYTLDARSE; translated from the coding sequence ATGAACAAGCGACGAAACGACGGCGTGGCGATCGTAGGCTTCGACGCGGCCTTCCCGGGGGCGCGCGACCCGGACGGCTTCTGGCGACTCGTCGCCGAGGGTCGCGACGCCACGACCGAATTCCCCCCCGGCCGCTGGCTGCTCGACGCCGATCGGGCCTTCGACCCGACCGTCGGCCGCCCGGACCGCGTCTACACCACGCGCGGCGGATTCCTGGACGACGAGGCGCTCGAAGTCGACTGCGACGGCCTCGCCGTCGACCCGGCCCTGGTCGCCCGGCTCGACCCCGCCTTCCGCCTGGCCCTGCGCACGGCGGTCGGGGCCTGGCGATCGGCGAGGACCGACGGGCTCGATCGCGCGCGGGTCGGCGTGGTCTTCGGTCACATCGTCCTCCCGACCGCGACGACCTCGGCGCTGACTCGGGCCACGATCGGGCGGGACGTCGAGCAGGCGCTCGGCGTCGCGCGGATGGAGCCGGAAGCGTTCGAGCCGCGCAACGCGTTCCCGGCCGGGGCTCCGGCCCGGCTGGTGGCCGATGCCCTGGGCCTGGGCGGGGTCGCCTACACGCTGGACGCCGCCTGCGCCTCGTCGCTCTACGCGCTGAAGCTGGCGTGCGACGAGTTGAACTCTGGCCGGGCCGACGCGATGCTCGCCGGCGGCGTCTCGCGGCCGGACGCCCTCTACACCCAGATGGGCTTCTCGCAGCTCCGCGCTCTCTCGCCCCGGGGCCGCGCGGCGCCGTTCGACGCCGACGGGGACGGCCTGATCGTCGGCGAAGGCGCCGGCCTGTTCGTCCTCAAGCGGCTCGACGACGCGATCCGTCAGCGAGACTCGATCCTGGGCGTGATCCGGGGCGTCGGGATCTCCAACGACGTGGCCGGCGACCTGCTCGCCCCCAGCAGCGAGGGCCAGCTCCGGGCCATGCGCTCGGCCTACGACCAGGCCGGCTGGTCGCCCGACGAGGTCGACCTGATCGAATGCCACGCGACCGGCACGCCCGTCGGCGACGCCGTCGAGTTCGAGAGCCTGCGCGCGCTTTGGGCCGACCTCGCAGGCGCGTCGCGGCCGGCCGGTTGCGTCCTGGGATCGGTGAAGTCGAATACGGGGCACGCGCTGACGGCCGCCGGCGCGGCCGGGCTGCTCAAGGTCCTGCTCGCGCTCCGCAATCGTACGAAGCCTCCCACCGCCAACCATCGTGCCCCCTCGTCTCGGATCGCGCTTGAGGGGAGTCCGTTCCGCGTCCTCCAATCGGCCGAGCCCTGGGCCGAGCCCGAATCGGGCCGACCCCGGCGGGCGGCGATCAGCGGCTTCGGCTTCGGCGGGATCAATGCGCACGCCCTGATCGAAGAATGGACCGGGACGGGATCGGGGTCGGTTGCTCCCGTCTCGCCGGTCGCGCCCGAGCCCGTCGCCGTCGTGGGCCTGTCGGCGCGTTACGGAAAGACTCCCGGGCGCGACGCCTTCCAGCAAGGCGTCCTGGGCGGGATCGGACCTGGTTCGTCCGAAAGCTCCAAGCCGGACGGCGTGGTCGACGCCCTCCGGCTGCGGATCGGCCGCTTCCGCATCCCCCCGGTCGAGCTGGAAGCCATGCTGCTCCAGCAGTCGGTCCTGCTCCAGGTCGCCGCCGAAGCGATCGCCGACGCCGGCGGCCCCGCCGAATCCGGGCTCCGTTGCGGGGTGATCGTGGGCCTGGGCCTGGACCCGAACACGACGAACTACCACCTTCGCTGGTGGCTGGCGTCGCGGGCCCCGACCTGGAACGTCGAGCAGGGCTGGAACCTGTCCGAAGCCGATTTGGAGGCCTGGATCTCCGACGCGTGCGACGCGATCCAGCCGGCGCTCACGGCGAACCGGACGATGGGGTCGCTCGGCGGCCTGGTCGCCAGTCGGGTCGCCCGCGAGTTCCGCATCGGGGGGCCCAGCTTCAGCGTATCGAGCGACGAGGGATCGGGACTCGACGCCCTCCGCATCGCCGCCGACTGGCTGGATCGCGGCGAACTCGATTCGGCCGTCGTCGGGGCCGTGGACCTCGTCGCCGACCCCCGCACGGCCGTAGCGGCCCGTCGCCTGGCTGTCGCGGCCGGGCTCGGGCAGGGCGAGGAAGAATTCCGATCCGGCGAATGCGCCGTCGCACTCGTCCTCAAGCGACGTTCCGACGCCCTCCGGGACGGAGACCGGATCTACGCCGTCGTCGGGGAACTCGGCGGGGCTCATGAAGGGCCGACGGTCGTCATCGACGCCCCGCGTCCCGCCCTCGGCTGGACCGGCGCGGCGGAGGGGCTCGCGACGGTCGCCGAGGCCATCCTGGCGATCGACCAGGGGATCGTCCCGCCCAGCGGGCGATGGTCCGCGGACGAGGACGAAATCCTCACCCGCGATCCGAGTTACTGGGTCCGCAACCGCGAGGACGGCCCCCGAACTGCCCGCGTCCGCATACGAGGGCTCGACGGTGCCGCCCGCACCCTCGATTTGCAGGGCGTTGAGCGCGAAGCCGATCCGCGTACGCGACCCCTCGGTCCGGCGCGGCTCGCGCTCTTTCCGGTCTTCGGCGAGGACCCCGCGGCGCGACGGTCGCGGCTCGACGAACTGGCGGCCCTGATCGCCGCCGGGCCGGATCGACCGATCGAGGACCTGGCCGCGTCGTGGTGGGCCGCCGCGCGGGCGTCCGCCGGGAGCGGCCCGGCGCTGGCGTTGATCGCGGCCGACGCGGCTTCGCTGGCGGAGGCCGTCGCCGAGGCTCGCGACGGCGCCAGGCCGGCGCGAGCGGTCGTGAGGTCGCGGCCCGCGAGCTTCGAGGTGTTCGAACCCTCGGCGGCGTGGGACGGCCCGCCGCAGGTGGCCTTCACCTATCCCGGCCTCGGCGCGGCGTACCCCGACATGGGCGCCGAGCTGTCGGCGACCTGGCCCGAACTGGCCCGCGAGCTGGAATCTCGTTTTACGACCGCGCGCGATCAGATCGTCCCGGAGACCTGGTGGAACGGTCGACGCGCCGTCGGTTCCGAGGACCATCGGCCGGTCATCCTGGGGCAGATCTCGGTCGGCGCCCTGATGACGTCGCTGTTCCTGAAGCTGGGGGTCCGGCCCTCCGCGGCCGTCGGCTACAGCCTGGGCGAGTCGGCGGCGCTGGTGTCGCTCGGAGCGTGGTCCGACCGCGACGAGATGACGCGCAGGCTCCGGGAATCGCCCCTCTTCTCGACCGAACTCGCCGGTCCGTGCCTGGGCGCTCGTCGTCTGTGGGGGCTGGCCGACGACGAGGAGGTCGACTGGGTCGCCGCGATCGTCCCTCGATCGCGCGAGCAGGTCGAAGCGGCGATCGGCGACGAGTCGCGCGTCTACGTCCTGATCCGCAACGCCGACGACGAGGTGGTCATCGGCGGCCGGGGCGAGAGCGTCCGCCGGGTCATCGACGCGCTGCGATGCCCGTTCCTGCCCCTGCCCACGGTGAGCACGGTCCATTGCCCGATCGGCGTCGACGCCGAACCGGCCTACCGGGCGCTCCATGATCTTAGGACGTCGCCCGTCGCCGACGTGACGTTCTACAGCGGCGTCTGGGGGACCGGCTACCACCCCGACCACGGCACGGCGACCGCCGCCATCACGGCCCAGGCGTCGCGTCAGATCGACTACCCGGTCGTCGTCGAGAAGGCCTACGAGCAGGGCGCCCGCGTGTTCGTGGACATGGGGCCCGGCTCGGCCTGCACGCGCCTGGTCGGCCGCATCCTCAAAGACCGCCCGCACCTGGCCGTCTCGGCCGACGAGGCCGACGGCGGCGTCCTCTCGTCCGTCCTGAGGGCGCTCGGCGCGCTGATCGCGGCCGGCGTCCCCGTGAATCTCGATCTCCTCTACGACCGCGAGGCGGAAGCTCCCGCCGTGTCGACCGGCGCGAGCGCGCCGGAGATCGTCGTCGAGCGTCCGGACCTGCCGAACCGCTACCCCGATCCGCCGGCCGCCGCGCGGCCTTCCGCGTCCGTGCCCGAACCGGAATCCGAGCCTGAGATCGAGGCCCAGCCTGAGTTCCGGCCCGTCTCGGTCTGCGTCGACCCCTCCCCCGTCTCGGTCTTCGTCGAATCGTCCCCCGCCCCGGTCTTCGCCGCGAGTTTTGCATCCATTATGCCCCACCCCATCGTCGCGACCCCGAGCCTTACTCCCATGACTCGCAGCCACGTCGAGACGCAGCAGGCCTCGGCCGATGCGCATGAGGCGTTCCTGCGGCTCTCGCGGTCGTATTCCGAGACGATGGCCCGTCAGGTCGCCGTCGCGCTCGAGCTGATCGGCGGCGCTGAGGCGGGAAGCGTCGTGGTCGAGACGCCCGTCGCTCCCCCGCCGCCCCCGGCTCCCGTGGCGGCGGCCGTCGCTCCTCCGCAGCGTCGCGAGGACGTGGCCCTGGACCGCGAGCAATGCATGGAATACGCCATCGGCTCGATCGCGGCGGTCCTCGGCCCCCGCTTCGCCGAGGTCGATTCCTATCCGACGCGGGTTCGGCTGCCAGACGAGCCCTTGATGCTCGTCGACCGGGTGGTGACCATCGAGGGGACGCAGTTCACGTTGTCGGCCGCGCGGGTCGTGACCGAGCACGACGTTTTGCACGACGGCTGGTATCTCGACGCCGGCCGGATCGCCTCGTGCGTGGCGATCGAGGCGGGCCAGGCCGACCTGTTCCTCTCCGGCTGGCTGGGGATCGACTTCATCACCAAGGGGCTGTCGGTCTATCGCCTCCTCGACGCGACGGTGACCTTCCATTCGGAGTTGCCCGGCCCGGGCGACGTGATCCGATACGACATTCGGATCACAGATTTCTTCCGCCAGGGGGAGACTCACCTGTTCCGGTTCGAATTCGACGGGACCGTCGACGGCCGGCCGCTGCTGACGATGCGCGGCGGCTGCGCCGGTTTCTTCTCGGCCGAGGCGTTGGCCGCGGGCAAGGGGGTCGTACCCCGGCCGCTCGATGCCCTGCCGATCGCCGGCAAGCGCCCCGCGGACTGGCGAGAGCTGGCCCCGCCCGCCGCCTGCAAGCTCGACCGGAGCCAGGTCGACGCCCTCCGCGCCGGGGATCTCGCCGGGGCGTTCGGCGAGCCCTTCGATCGACTCGATCTCCCCCGCCCGCAACGGCTGCCGGGAGGGATGATGACGCTGGTGCATCGGGTCGAGGCGCTCGAGCCGGAGGGGGGGCGCTTCGGCCTGGGCCTGATCCGCGCCGAGGCCGACGTCCACCCCGACGACTGGTTCATCGTCTGCCACTTCGTGGACGACCGCGTGATGCCGGGCACTCTCATGTACGAGTGCTGCCTGCACACGTTCCGGATCTTCCTGATGCGTATGGGCTGGGTCGGCGACGCCGACCGCGTCCGCTTCGAACCGCTGACGGGCGTCGCCAACCGCCTTCGCTGTCGCGGGCAGGTCACGGAGACGACCCGGGTCGTGACCTATGAAGTGACGATCAAGGAGCTGGGCTACGGTCCCGAGCCGTTCGCGATCGCCGACGCGCTCATGTACGCCGACGGCAAGCCGATCGTCGAGATCACCGACATGGCGCTTCGCCTCGCCGGGACCGGCCGCGAGGAGATCGAGGCTCGCTGGGATCGGGTGCGCTCGACCGCCCCGGCGCTGACGACCGGCCCGACGCTCGTCTACGAGAAGAATCAGATCCTCGCGTTCTCCGACGGCCGTCCGTCCGACTGCTTCGGCGACCGCTACCGGCCGTTCGACGAGGGCCGGTTCATCGCCCGCCTGCCGCGCCCGCCGTATCAGTTCCTGGACCGGGCGACCGTCGTCCAGGGGACGCCGTGGGAGCAGGTGGAAGGGACGACGGCCGAGGTCGAGTACCTCGTCCCCGCCGACGCCTGGTATTTCGAGGCCGATCGCCAGCCCCACGTGCCGTACGGTGTCCTGATCGAGACGGCCCTCCAGTCCTGCGGGTTCATTTCGGCCTTCATGGGCTCGGCCCTGTTGAGCGACGAACCCCTGAAGTTCCGGAACCTCGGCGGGAAGTCGCGACAGCATCGGATCGTCGACCGTAACAGCGGGCTGCTGACCACGACGGCCAAGGTAACGAAGATCAACCGTTCGGCCGGGATGATCATCCAGCACTATGAGATGAGCGTCCGGGACCGCGAGGGGGTCGTCTTCGACGGCGAGACCTATTTCGGCTTCTTCCGTCTCCAGGCCCTGGCCGATCAGGTCGGCGTCCGCGAGGCGTCGCCGTACGCGCCGACGGCCGAGGAGCGGGCGGCCTTCCAGCCGTTCCCGACGCCCGATCGGGCCCCCCTGCCCGACCGCCGCTGGCGGATGGTCGACCGGATCACGGCGCTCTCGGCGAGCGGGGGGCCTCGCGGCCTGGGATTCGTCGAGGGGGAGACGGACGTCGATCCGTCCGCCTGGTTCTTCGAGGCCCATTTCCTGGGCGATCCGGTCTGGCCCGGGTCATTGGGCTTGGAATCGCTCCTGCAACTCCTTAAAGTCTTTGCTGAAGCGCGCTGGGGAGTGGATGCGCGCGCCGTGTTCGACTCGCCCGGCATCGGCGCGGAGCACGGTTGGAGTTACCGGGGCCAGATCACTCCCACCAGCCGTCTCGTGACGACGCAGGCGTGGATCACCGGCGTCGACGACGCTCGGCGCCGGGTGACGGCCGACGGGCTCCTGTCCGTCGACGGCAAGGTGATCTATCAGATGACCGGCTACACGCTCGACGCACGCTCCGAGTGA